The following are encoded in a window of Telmatobacter sp. DSM 110680 genomic DNA:
- a CDS encoding TonB-dependent receptor: MNKLFRTALVLAFLACASSLLIVTASAQSVYGSVFGTVSDKSGAVIPNASITVTDEAKGTVVNVTSNGAGDYSVPHLIPDVYDLKVVAKGFKPFETKGIKVEADTAPRIDPTLDIGSDTGTTITVNADTQPVLKTDKADVSTVFDEQQVSSLPVGDQNFTNLQLLLPGAQLLGWSHAADENPQGSKQIQVDGQAFGGTAFELDGTDNQDPILGIIVINPAMDAVTETKITTQNFDAELGKAVSAVVTAQTKSGTNHFHGSAYDFRTGNANYARDPYTQPVGSTVAGLKNRFGGSIGGPVIKDRFFFFGNYEAQRQKVGTSATDTLPTSLLTETALGNKVGPSGIAGADFSEYLHLGSAGFIYNNTAPVAPGCGSDGQVGSPYPCNVIPTAQLSAQTLALVKLLEPFTSGIAYGTGVGNDNGLDTNYSKSGTGLFNSNSYTERVDYTINEKMHAFERFSRFWDTLSGTVMFGAAGGPGFGIGNYGGNSNGANDSLASGMDIALNSHLLTDFRLGYYRYNVIDTKHDQGTNFADTLGIPGINIGGNITSGAPGFNVTNLPNGGGGTSGTVYGDGLNVNRCNCPLIEREDQFQIVNNWTMIKGNHTFKVGADLRYGRNLRVPSDNDRAGLLNFNVGPTSAPIDQLTGPAAGNKANSGGLGFASFFLGDVTSFNRYVSTSTNAKEFQKRTFFYGQDTWRVTKNLTLNLGLRWEIYFPESVNGPGNGALLDLNDGYLHVAGIGQVPSDLGWSIDLKKQFAPRLGVTYQLDEKTVVRAGYGRSFDTGVFGSIFGHTVTQNLPVLANQQINSPSAHAPAFNLAVGPTPYVPLTVPSSGLLPNPGSQVSSSARAVPLNFPTIDAWNLAIQRAITPTLSLTVAYVGNKGTHTLGDGDSNGTNPNESFVNLPGNYSVTGQTLHFDPSVPANTITASGATSTTNFLQRYYGGSLAACRDSNYTTPSEPFVVPGMCGWTNSIAYRGDTENTEFDALQVTLAQQFTHGLAVTGNYQWANAFGDTSNLWTWSHTLTHLRDSQVRAQQLTVYGSYDLPFGKGKQLAQNVNRLTDEIIGGYQLSFVTNWSGGLPFTASFNECGQNVPNTPNPATSGGCAPNTTGRIHTKLTPAVTNSGGKITRTFYQQQIPCADIPAGCKPGDNGNLTDPIDVAAGTGIFTNPGLDNYGNGGLNTYRGPSFFGTDMAITKAFTIHESIVTKFRMDAFNAFNHITAGNPGGGIESTGTIGGEGGGCGSGNDCGPRQLEFSLRVQF; encoded by the coding sequence ATGAACAAATTATTTCGCACAGCACTTGTGCTGGCCTTTTTGGCCTGCGCGAGTTCACTCCTCATTGTGACGGCCAGCGCCCAATCGGTCTACGGATCGGTTTTCGGCACTGTTTCCGACAAGAGCGGGGCTGTCATTCCGAACGCCTCGATCACTGTGACGGACGAAGCCAAAGGCACCGTGGTCAACGTGACCTCCAACGGCGCCGGCGACTACAGTGTCCCTCACCTTATTCCCGACGTATACGATCTGAAAGTCGTGGCTAAGGGTTTCAAGCCTTTCGAGACCAAGGGCATCAAGGTCGAGGCTGATACCGCTCCACGCATCGATCCCACACTCGACATCGGTTCTGACACCGGAACCACCATCACTGTTAATGCTGATACCCAGCCCGTATTGAAGACCGACAAGGCCGATGTTTCCACGGTCTTCGATGAGCAACAGGTTTCGAGCCTGCCGGTTGGCGACCAGAACTTCACCAACCTTCAGCTTCTGCTTCCGGGTGCACAGCTTCTCGGCTGGTCGCACGCGGCCGACGAAAATCCACAAGGCTCCAAACAGATTCAGGTTGATGGACAGGCCTTTGGCGGAACCGCCTTTGAGCTTGACGGCACGGATAACCAGGATCCGATTCTGGGAATCATCGTCATCAATCCAGCCATGGATGCGGTGACCGAGACCAAGATCACCACGCAGAACTTCGACGCAGAACTCGGTAAGGCGGTTTCAGCAGTTGTCACCGCACAAACCAAGTCGGGAACGAATCATTTCCACGGCAGCGCTTACGACTTCCGTACCGGCAACGCCAACTACGCGCGCGACCCCTACACCCAACCGGTTGGATCGACCGTCGCCGGCCTCAAGAACCGCTTCGGCGGCTCCATCGGCGGCCCGGTCATCAAGGATCGCTTCTTCTTCTTCGGCAACTATGAAGCGCAACGCCAGAAGGTCGGAACATCGGCCACCGACACGTTGCCCACGTCTTTGCTTACCGAAACCGCCCTGGGTAACAAGGTTGGACCAAGCGGAATCGCCGGCGCTGACTTCAGCGAGTACCTGCACCTTGGCTCCGCGGGTTTCATTTACAACAACACAGCTCCTGTTGCACCAGGCTGCGGATCCGACGGGCAAGTCGGTTCTCCCTATCCTTGCAACGTGATTCCGACCGCGCAGCTTTCCGCCCAGACACTGGCTCTCGTTAAGCTCCTCGAGCCTTTCACCAGTGGAATCGCTTACGGGACTGGAGTCGGCAACGACAATGGACTCGACACCAACTACAGCAAGTCGGGCACCGGCCTCTTCAATAGCAACTCCTACACGGAGCGCGTCGACTACACCATCAACGAAAAGATGCACGCCTTCGAGCGCTTCTCGCGCTTCTGGGATACCCTCTCAGGAACCGTGATGTTCGGTGCGGCGGGTGGCCCCGGATTCGGTATCGGCAACTACGGTGGCAATTCCAACGGCGCCAACGACAGCTTGGCATCCGGCATGGACATCGCCCTCAATTCGCATTTGCTGACCGACTTCCGTCTCGGCTACTACCGCTACAACGTTATCGATACGAAGCACGATCAAGGCACCAATTTTGCTGACACTCTGGGGATCCCGGGCATCAACATCGGTGGCAACATCACTTCCGGTGCACCCGGTTTCAACGTCACCAACCTCCCCAACGGTGGCGGCGGCACATCGGGCACCGTCTATGGCGATGGATTGAACGTGAACCGTTGCAACTGCCCTCTCATCGAACGTGAGGACCAGTTCCAGATCGTCAACAACTGGACCATGATCAAGGGCAACCATACCTTCAAGGTAGGCGCTGACCTTCGTTATGGACGCAACCTGCGCGTACCTTCTGATAACGATCGCGCCGGATTACTCAACTTCAACGTCGGTCCTACATCGGCACCGATCGACCAGCTGACCGGTCCCGCTGCCGGGAACAAGGCGAACTCCGGCGGTCTCGGCTTCGCTAGCTTCTTCCTCGGCGACGTAACCAGCTTCAACCGCTACGTCTCCACATCCACCAACGCCAAGGAATTCCAGAAGCGCACATTCTTCTACGGACAGGACACTTGGCGCGTAACCAAGAACCTGACCCTGAACCTCGGCCTTCGCTGGGAGATCTACTTCCCAGAGAGCGTCAACGGTCCCGGCAACGGCGCTTTGCTTGATCTGAACGACGGCTACCTGCATGTCGCGGGCATTGGCCAAGTTCCTTCCGATCTCGGTTGGAGCATCGACCTCAAGAAGCAGTTCGCACCTCGTCTTGGCGTTACCTATCAGTTGGATGAAAAGACCGTCGTTCGCGCAGGTTACGGACGCAGCTTTGACACCGGCGTCTTTGGATCCATCTTCGGTCACACCGTCACCCAGAACCTCCCGGTCCTGGCCAACCAGCAGATCAACAGCCCGAGCGCGCACGCTCCGGCATTCAATCTGGCGGTCGGTCCGACGCCCTATGTGCCACTCACTGTGCCCTCCAGTGGCCTTCTGCCCAATCCGGGTTCGCAGGTCTCCTCCAGCGCACGCGCTGTACCGCTTAACTTCCCGACGATCGATGCCTGGAACCTGGCGATTCAACGCGCTATTACGCCAACCCTCAGCTTGACCGTCGCCTATGTTGGTAACAAGGGCACGCATACGCTGGGTGACGGTGACAGCAACGGCACAAACCCGAACGAGTCGTTTGTCAACCTTCCTGGCAATTACAGCGTGACCGGTCAAACCCTGCACTTCGATCCGAGCGTGCCGGCAAACACCATCACCGCCAGCGGTGCAACCTCGACAACCAACTTCCTGCAGCGCTACTACGGTGGTAGCCTCGCGGCATGCCGTGACTCCAACTACACAACCCCGAGCGAACCATTCGTTGTGCCCGGTATGTGCGGCTGGACAAACAGCATCGCCTACCGTGGTGATACTGAAAACACCGAGTTCGATGCTCTGCAGGTCACATTGGCCCAGCAGTTCACTCATGGGCTTGCCGTCACCGGCAACTACCAGTGGGCGAATGCCTTCGGCGACACATCGAACCTCTGGACCTGGAGCCATACCCTCACGCACCTCCGCGACAGTCAGGTTCGTGCCCAGCAGCTCACCGTTTATGGCAGCTACGACCTTCCGTTCGGCAAGGGTAAGCAGCTCGCCCAAAACGTTAACCGGCTGACCGATGAGATCATCGGCGGGTACCAGCTCAGCTTCGTAACCAACTGGTCGGGCGGTCTGCCATTCACAGCCAGCTTTAACGAGTGCGGACAGAACGTTCCCAACACACCCAACCCCGCCACCAGCGGCGGATGCGCACCGAATACAACCGGACGCATCCACACCAAGCTCACGCCGGCCGTCACCAACTCCGGCGGGAAAATCACGCGTACCTTCTATCAACAGCAGATCCCCTGCGCGGATATTCCAGCAGGCTGCAAACCGGGTGATAACGGCAACCTGACCGACCCAATTGACGTAGCGGCGGGCACGGGAATCTTCACGAATCCCGGACTTGATAACTACGGCAACGGTGGTCTCAATACCTATCGCGGACCGTCGTTCTTCGGTACCGACATGGCTATCACCAAGGCATTTACCATTCACGAGAGCATCGTCACGAAGTTCCGCATGGATGCGTTCAATGCCTTCAACCACATCACAGCTGGCAACCCCGGCGGCGGCATTGAGTCGACCGGCACCATCGGTGGTGAGGGTGGCGGCTGCGGCTCCGGCAACGATTGCGGACCGCGTCAACTTGAGTTCTCTCTTCGCGTTCAGTTCTAA
- a CDS encoding tetratricopeptide repeat protein: MFRIFAIAVFLPLSLAALPGNSQQAPSSPSEASAPAASFTSAQELASKGHLESALTQLDQLATQNPEPAGVERLRGMIFYQREEFPKAIEAFAKAAGQDPGDHDSIEMHGVSLFRLGRIQEAIPFLEKARVGVQGANVDPNYVLALCYADVQRYDDARHAFAAQYGFAPDSAEAYLLAGRLFLRRELRDEAGAEATKALGLNASLPLAHELLGEVALARADTAGAIREFETERTINPLNPDLYDRLGDAYLRNGQYEDAQLALNRAVLLEPQATGPYILLGETFLKLKQPIQALHYLDHAEKMDPSNYITHNLLGQAYKATGQLDAANREFKMVVEIQHRSDPKPAGK; encoded by the coding sequence ATGTTTCGCATCTTCGCCATTGCAGTCTTCCTACCGCTTTCACTCGCAGCGCTTCCGGGCAATTCTCAACAGGCTCCGTCTTCTCCCTCCGAAGCTTCTGCGCCTGCCGCTTCTTTCACGAGCGCCCAGGAACTCGCATCAAAGGGCCATCTTGAATCGGCTCTTACACAACTAGATCAGCTTGCCACGCAAAATCCGGAACCGGCGGGCGTCGAGCGACTGCGGGGCATGATCTTCTATCAGAGAGAAGAATTTCCGAAAGCGATCGAAGCCTTTGCAAAAGCCGCTGGCCAAGACCCCGGCGATCACGATTCGATCGAAATGCATGGCGTGAGCCTTTTCCGACTGGGCAGGATTCAAGAGGCCATTCCTTTCCTGGAGAAAGCCCGCGTCGGCGTGCAAGGCGCAAACGTCGATCCAAATTACGTTCTGGCTCTTTGCTACGCCGACGTGCAGCGCTACGATGACGCGCGTCATGCATTTGCGGCGCAATACGGGTTTGCGCCCGATTCGGCCGAGGCCTACCTGCTGGCAGGCCGCCTATTTCTGCGCCGTGAGCTGCGCGACGAGGCCGGCGCTGAAGCCACTAAAGCACTTGGCCTCAATGCCTCGCTGCCCCTGGCACACGAACTATTGGGAGAAGTGGCCTTGGCACGTGCCGACACGGCCGGAGCCATCCGCGAGTTTGAAACCGAGCGCACGATTAACCCGCTCAACCCGGATCTCTACGATCGTTTGGGCGATGCCTATCTGCGCAATGGACAGTACGAAGACGCGCAGTTGGCACTCAACCGGGCGGTGTTGCTCGAACCTCAAGCCACAGGCCCCTACATCCTTCTTGGTGAAACGTTTCTCAAGTTGAAGCAGCCGATCCAAGCGCTTCACTACCTTGATCACGCTGAAAAAATGGACCCGTCCAATTACATTACTCATAATCTGCTTGGCCAAGCCTACAAGGCAACGGGGCAGCTTGACGCCGCGAATCGCGAATTCAAGATGGTCGTCGAAATTCAGCATCGCAGTGATCCGAAGCCCGCGGGGAAATAG
- a CDS encoding tetratricopeptide repeat protein: MLLFALPALLATAADQSPKQPPSDAAIKQADTAFREGFEARQAGNLEMARSKFAEVVRLQPKIAEGHEALGAVLVELGKPLDGAKEFEAAEAIKPGDQGIETNLALAFFQAGESLKALPHFDSALSLSRLPGHPAADASFFDAYGRALAGSGKPQQAMLQFAAEETITGPRADIEDAIGTLEAQQQNWQPAQTRFERAISLDASYVPARVHLGLLYRAQKDMTGALNALSAAVAIEPHNAEALSEYGRVLAATGKDEDATQQFTAAIKVDPTLSGIQLDLAMALQRLGRQQEAIPWFEKALERDPRNPSVLTNLGLALTLTGRGKEALDYFNRALAENAKDPTVYKDLGVCHIQLSAFDEAIGDFQKALTLDPNDPQLHYDLGLAYKFKDRPTDAVAELSRAGQMDPNLQDPPYTLGILYMQLGKLDEAVVELKKAVALRPENGDAWAILGSTLKQDARLPEAAEALKKAIPLLPAQPGPLVTLAGVLAEEAGDLSTQADAAEAAGDHQKAEELQGQIKDLRAQAADYRKQGAVLARGAVSRQRANFALNAGNQLMLRGQIADAIGRYQESVAADPTFADAHSQLAIAYERQGRAAEAAAEHAKAAELVKAN; the protein is encoded by the coding sequence ATGCTCCTTTTCGCCTTGCCCGCACTGCTTGCTACTGCGGCAGATCAATCTCCCAAGCAGCCGCCCTCTGACGCCGCTATCAAGCAGGCTGATACTGCTTTTCGCGAGGGTTTTGAGGCACGCCAGGCTGGAAATCTGGAGATGGCGCGGAGCAAATTTGCCGAGGTCGTTCGCCTGCAGCCCAAGATCGCGGAAGGACATGAAGCACTGGGAGCAGTCCTGGTTGAGCTTGGTAAGCCGTTGGATGGAGCGAAGGAATTCGAGGCCGCAGAGGCCATCAAACCAGGCGATCAGGGCATTGAAACGAATCTTGCGCTGGCATTCTTCCAGGCTGGCGAATCATTGAAGGCTCTTCCTCACTTTGATTCCGCTCTGAGCCTGTCGCGGCTGCCCGGGCATCCAGCGGCGGATGCTTCGTTCTTCGACGCCTATGGTCGAGCGCTGGCCGGTTCAGGCAAGCCTCAGCAGGCGATGCTACAGTTCGCGGCGGAAGAAACTATCACTGGACCGCGCGCGGATATTGAAGACGCGATTGGAACGCTGGAGGCGCAACAACAGAACTGGCAACCGGCGCAGACGCGCTTTGAGCGCGCGATTTCGTTGGATGCCTCCTATGTTCCGGCCCGCGTTCATTTGGGTCTGCTGTACCGCGCCCAGAAGGACATGACCGGTGCTCTGAATGCATTGTCTGCCGCAGTGGCCATTGAGCCCCACAACGCCGAAGCCCTCTCAGAATACGGGAGGGTCCTCGCCGCCACCGGCAAAGACGAAGACGCGACACAGCAATTTACTGCCGCCATCAAAGTCGATCCAACTTTATCTGGAATTCAACTGGACCTCGCGATGGCGCTGCAGCGTCTCGGCCGCCAGCAGGAGGCGATCCCCTGGTTCGAAAAGGCTCTTGAACGCGACCCGCGCAATCCATCGGTTCTTACCAATCTCGGGTTGGCGCTCACGCTTACGGGTCGAGGCAAAGAGGCTCTGGACTACTTCAATCGTGCCCTTGCCGAAAATGCGAAAGATCCTACCGTCTACAAGGACCTTGGCGTCTGCCATATTCAGCTTTCAGCCTTCGACGAAGCGATCGGTGATTTTCAAAAAGCGCTGACGCTCGATCCTAACGATCCCCAACTCCACTATGACTTGGGTCTTGCCTATAAATTCAAAGACCGGCCCACCGATGCGGTTGCCGAACTCAGTCGCGCCGGTCAGATGGATCCTAATCTGCAGGATCCGCCTTATACGCTGGGCATTCTCTACATGCAGCTTGGGAAGCTCGATGAGGCAGTGGTCGAGCTAAAGAAGGCCGTTGCGCTGCGACCGGAGAATGGTGACGCATGGGCTATCCTCGGCAGCACCCTGAAGCAGGACGCGCGTTTACCTGAGGCTGCCGAGGCGCTGAAGAAGGCAATCCCACTTCTCCCTGCACAGCCCGGCCCCTTGGTCACGCTTGCCGGAGTTCTTGCTGAAGAGGCCGGAGATCTCAGCACGCAGGCTGATGCGGCTGAAGCTGCCGGCGATCATCAGAAGGCAGAAGAACTGCAAGGTCAGATCAAGGATCTTCGCGCACAGGCCGCAGATTACCGCAAACAGGGAGCCGTACTGGCGCGCGGCGCCGTCAGTCGGCAGCGCGCCAACTTCGCTTTGAATGCGGGGAATCAACTGATGTTGAGGGGCCAGATCGCCGACGCCATCGGCAGATATCAGGAGTCCGTCGCGGCAGACCCGACCTTTGCCGATGCTCACAGCCAGTTGGCGATTGCGTACGAACGCCAGGGCCGCGCGGCAGAAGCCGCAGCCGAGCACGCAAAGGCGGCGGAGTTAGTGAAGGCGAACTAG
- a CDS encoding aminotransferase class V-fold PLP-dependent enzyme yields the protein MSTALFAPTLAGMTLNGRRSFLKQAATLAGAFSVNSLFQQAHAAEFARAGARIAHLSPDVAAQDEDYWSVIQRAYSVNPNLINLNNGGVSPSPIVVQQAVERYNQLSNEGPSYYMWRILDQGREPLREKLAQLAGTKTDEIAINRNSTEALNTIIYGLDLKSGDEVIGTKQDYPNMIQAYRQRAMREGIVYKQLSFELPIEDDEQIVKAYEQAITPRTKLIHVTHMVNWVGQTMPVAKIADMAHAHGIEVLADGAHSFGLMDFKVPDLHCDYFGTSLHKFLSAPIGTGMMWVRQDKIEKLWPLTCNSMPRSADIRKFETLGTRSFPLEQGIGEAINFHEGIGAKRKEERIRYLKNYWASRVQGTKKVKLHTSLNAKYSCAICGVSIDGMTPADLENALFNQYKIHTVGIVWENISCVRVTPHVYTSIADLDKMVRAINTLAA from the coding sequence TTGTCTACGGCGCTTTTTGCTCCTACATTGGCGGGTATGACTCTCAATGGCCGCCGCTCCTTCCTCAAGCAGGCAGCAACACTTGCCGGCGCTTTTTCCGTCAACAGTCTCTTCCAGCAGGCTCACGCGGCGGAGTTTGCCAGGGCCGGGGCACGCATCGCGCATCTCAGCCCGGATGTCGCTGCGCAGGACGAGGACTACTGGAGTGTGATCCAGCGCGCCTATTCGGTCAATCCAAACCTCATCAACCTTAACAACGGCGGTGTATCGCCCTCGCCCATCGTGGTGCAGCAGGCCGTGGAGCGCTACAACCAACTTTCGAATGAGGGGCCGTCGTATTACATGTGGCGCATTCTCGACCAGGGCCGCGAGCCTTTGCGCGAAAAGCTTGCGCAGCTGGCCGGGACAAAGACCGATGAGATTGCCATCAACCGCAATTCCACCGAAGCGCTGAACACCATCATCTATGGGCTCGATCTGAAGAGCGGCGATGAGGTGATCGGAACGAAGCAGGACTATCCCAACATGATCCAGGCGTATCGCCAGCGTGCCATGCGCGAAGGGATTGTCTACAAGCAGCTCAGCTTTGAGCTTCCGATTGAGGACGATGAGCAGATCGTCAAGGCGTACGAGCAGGCCATCACGCCGCGAACGAAACTCATCCACGTAACGCACATGGTCAACTGGGTGGGACAGACGATGCCAGTGGCCAAGATCGCCGACATGGCTCACGCCCACGGTATCGAAGTGCTGGCAGACGGTGCGCATTCGTTTGGACTTATGGATTTCAAGGTGCCAGATCTGCACTGCGACTACTTTGGAACCAGCCTCCACAAGTTTCTCTCGGCGCCCATCGGTACCGGCATGATGTGGGTGCGACAGGACAAGATTGAAAAGCTGTGGCCGCTGACTTGCAATTCGATGCCGCGCAGCGCCGACATCCGCAAATTCGAAACGCTAGGCACGCGCAGCTTCCCGCTGGAGCAGGGCATCGGCGAAGCCATCAACTTCCACGAAGGCATCGGCGCGAAGCGCAAGGAAGAGCGCATTCGCTATCTGAAGAACTACTGGGCATCGCGTGTGCAGGGGACGAAGAAGGTAAAGCTGCATACTTCACTCAATGCGAAGTATTCCTGCGCTATCTGCGGCGTCAGCATCGACGGCATGACGCCGGCCGATCTTGAAAACGCGCTTTTCAACCAGTACAAGATTCACACCGTCGGCATCGTGTGGGAGAACATCAGCTGCGTGCGTGTGACTCCGCATGTTTATACGTCGATCGCCGATCTCGACAAGATGGTGCGAGCGATCAACACGCTGGCTGCGTGA
- a CDS encoding glycoside hydrolase family 88 protein, translating to MNRRSFLYAAAIAGTQNLVSRSSSAELTQNTPSRKTSESAERIERATSAALAMQRRDWEQGIFAQALLQSGQRERLIQLTKAAMMQQVPDGRMAVVVNGGPTDPAMGGAAYAQAVAWTGDAAVHEAVERMLDWILNKAPRNAEGILYHTFEAPQMWSDGINGAPPFLAAMGHYDEALRQIEGYRKLLFNPEKKLMAHIWDDGKHQFSDPAFWGGGNGWTAAGLARVIRSLPAERKSDRNHLVAFARGVIDGCLLYQRSDGLFHNVIDQPDTFVETNLAQMLAFTIYQGMSDGWIPITYRAFADKMRTAARSKMDAYGFVQGACSAPDFDRPGISTEAQAFCILMEAAGQAFE from the coding sequence ATGAATCGACGTTCGTTTTTATATGCGGCAGCCATCGCTGGCACGCAGAATCTTGTTTCGCGGTCCTCCTCGGCGGAGCTTACGCAAAACACGCCATCCCGCAAAACCTCGGAAAGCGCTGAGCGCATCGAGCGCGCAACTTCGGCTGCTCTCGCCATGCAGCGGCGCGACTGGGAACAGGGGATCTTCGCACAGGCTCTGCTGCAGTCTGGCCAGCGCGAGAGGCTCATCCAACTCACCAAGGCCGCCATGATGCAGCAGGTGCCCGATGGCCGCATGGCCGTGGTGGTGAATGGCGGTCCAACGGATCCGGCCATGGGTGGTGCGGCCTATGCGCAGGCGGTGGCGTGGACGGGCGATGCAGCCGTGCACGAGGCCGTCGAGCGCATGCTGGATTGGATTCTCAACAAGGCTCCGCGTAATGCGGAGGGCATCCTCTACCATACGTTCGAAGCGCCGCAGATGTGGTCAGACGGGATCAATGGAGCTCCGCCTTTTCTGGCCGCAATGGGTCATTACGACGAGGCGCTGCGCCAGATTGAGGGCTACCGGAAACTGCTGTTCAATCCCGAAAAGAAGTTGATGGCGCACATCTGGGATGATGGGAAACATCAATTCTCCGATCCCGCCTTCTGGGGCGGTGGCAATGGCTGGACCGCCGCCGGACTGGCACGCGTCATCCGCAGCCTGCCGGCTGAAAGAAAGAGCGATCGCAACCATCTGGTTGCATTTGCTCGCGGTGTGATCGACGGCTGCCTTCTATACCAACGTTCAGACGGCCTCTTTCATAACGTCATCGATCAGCCCGATACTTTCGTCGAAACCAATCTCGCGCAGATGCTCGCGTTCACCATCTATCAAGGAATGTCGGATGGCTGGATCCCCATTACCTATCGCGCCTTTGCCGACAAGATGCGAACCGCCGCGCGATCGAAGATGGATGCATACGGATTCGTGCAAGGCGCCTGCAGCGCTCCCGACTTCGATCGGCCCGGCATCTCCACTGAAGCACAGGCGTTTTGCATTTTGATGGAAGCGGCAGGACAGGCCTTCGAATAG
- a CDS encoding cellulase family glycosylhydrolase has protein sequence MDRRKFLSGGASLTGALAVQHPMLPALLSTTEATVPMSLDPTRHRFGVNYTPSHNWWFCWNDWNPDPIKRDLDAIAALGADHLRILLIWPFFQPNPKWVSSAHLERLDQLIALMGERRLDALVTVFTGQLSGWYFLPPFHRQSDLFFTDPMTLAAQELFVRELSRTLAPHENVIGFDMGNEINTCWSAKTEVGDAWMKRIFALMSKALPGRLHVNGVDHWPWFSDTTFSQQALIAEQRMPVMHCYPYWTGAVKYGGAMDPPSINLLAAMATLIRSYAGTQQKPVWAGEFNTCIKELSDEQQAKWLDKAVHAAIEQGVSWFSYWDSHDVDRKFDFNPLEYTLGLLTNEGRVKPAGRVFKQLAESYRGKPVLFPTTALPPPPGEKTLDGTWKWILDWLGWKRKA, from the coding sequence ATGGACAGGCGTAAATTCCTCTCGGGGGGCGCATCGCTTACCGGCGCTCTCGCCGTACAGCATCCAATGCTTCCGGCACTTCTCTCCACGACAGAGGCAACCGTGCCGATGAGCCTCGACCCCACGCGTCACCGTTTCGGCGTGAACTACACCCCTTCCCACAACTGGTGGTTCTGCTGGAACGACTGGAACCCAGACCCTATCAAGCGCGACCTCGATGCCATCGCCGCCCTGGGCGCGGATCACCTGCGCATCCTGCTGATCTGGCCGTTTTTTCAGCCGAATCCGAAGTGGGTAAGTTCGGCACACCTTGAACGCCTCGATCAGCTGATTGCTCTGATGGGCGAGCGGCGCCTGGATGCGCTGGTGACCGTTTTCACGGGACAGTTGAGCGGATGGTACTTTCTTCCGCCGTTCCATCGGCAGTCCGATCTGTTTTTTACGGACCCGATGACGCTGGCGGCGCAGGAGCTTTTTGTGCGCGAACTGAGCCGAACGCTTGCGCCTCACGAGAATGTAATCGGCTTCGACATGGGCAACGAGATCAATACCTGTTGGAGTGCCAAGACGGAGGTGGGCGACGCGTGGATGAAGCGCATATTCGCGCTGATGAGCAAGGCTCTTCCCGGACGGCTGCACGTAAACGGAGTCGATCACTGGCCGTGGTTCAGCGACACAACCTTCTCGCAGCAGGCATTGATTGCCGAGCAGCGCATGCCGGTGATGCATTGCTATCCCTACTGGACCGGGGCGGTGAAATACGGGGGAGCAATGGACCCGCCCAGCATCAATCTGCTGGCTGCCATGGCGACGCTGATTCGCTCTTATGCCGGGACGCAGCAGAAGCCGGTGTGGGCGGGCGAGTTCAACACGTGCATCAAGGAACTCAGCGACGAGCAGCAGGCGAAGTGGCTCGACAAGGCTGTGCACGCGGCCATCGAGCAGGGCGTGAGTTGGTTCAGCTACTGGGACAGCCACGATGTGGACCGCAAGTTCGATTTCAATCCGCTGGAATACACGCTGGGGCTGCTGACCAATGAGGGGCGAGTGAAGCCAGCGGGGCGGGTCTTCAAACAGCTCGCGGAAAGTTATCGGGGCAAGCCGGTCCTGTTTCCGACAACGGCATTACCGCCTCCTCCTGGCGAGAAGACTCTTGATGGCACGTGGAAGTGGATTCTGGATTGGCTGGGATGGAAGAGGAAGGCGTAG